In a genomic window of Gossypium arboreum isolate Shixiya-1 chromosome 9, ASM2569848v2, whole genome shotgun sequence:
- the LOC108456362 gene encoding uncharacterized protein LOC108456362 has product MSLLSNADWGPIVVAVVLFILLSPGMMFQLPTRTRVIEFGNMCTSGIAILVHAIIYFSLFTILIMAIGIHIHVY; this is encoded by the coding sequence ATGAGTCTGCTTTCGAATGCAGATTGGGGACCAATCGTTGTTGCAGTGGTCTTGTTTATCCTCTTGTCGCCAGGGATGATGTTCCAATTGCCAACGAGGACAAGGGTGATAGAGTTTGGCAACATGTGCACAAGTGGGATAGCCATCTTGGTTCATGCCATAATATATTTCAGCTTATTCACCATCTTGATCATGGCAATTGGTATTCACATACATGTTTACTAG